In the genome of Bradyrhizobium sp. CIAT3101, one region contains:
- the tgt gene encoding tRNA guanosine(34) transglycosylase Tgt produces MSPLPNHFELLATDGSARTGRLTTPHGVVRTPAFMPVGTAGAMKGMHWREVRDAGADIVLGNTYHLMLRPGAERINGLGGLQRFTGWNGPMLTDSGGFQVMSLSDLRKISEHAVTFRSHIDGAKIELSPERSIEVQRLLGSDIAMQMDECVRLPAERDDIDRAMRLSLRWAERSKRAFESAPDGYMLFGIVQGGDIPQLRHASAQGLVEIGFHGYAIGGLAVGEPQAVMLAMIDETAPALPTDRPRYLMGVGTPDDILEAVKRGVDMFDCVMPTRNGRHGVAFTRFGQVNLRNARHADDPRPLDEESSWPSARNYARAYLHHLVKAGETLGAMLLSEINIAYYQFLMQGIRDAIAHGTFDEFYQRTREDWARGDIAPR; encoded by the coding sequence ATGAGTCCTCTACCCAATCATTTCGAATTGCTTGCCACCGATGGCTCGGCGCGCACCGGCCGCCTGACCACGCCCCATGGCGTGGTGCGGACCCCGGCCTTCATGCCGGTCGGCACGGCCGGTGCCATGAAGGGCATGCACTGGCGCGAGGTGCGCGATGCGGGCGCCGATATCGTGCTCGGCAACACCTATCATCTGATGCTGCGTCCCGGCGCGGAGCGCATCAACGGCCTCGGTGGCCTGCAGAGATTTACCGGCTGGAACGGCCCGATGCTGACGGATTCCGGCGGCTTCCAGGTGATGTCGCTGTCGGATCTGCGCAAGATCAGCGAGCACGCCGTCACGTTCCGCTCGCATATCGACGGCGCCAAGATCGAGCTGTCGCCGGAACGCTCGATCGAGGTGCAGCGCCTGCTCGGCTCCGACATCGCGATGCAGATGGACGAATGCGTGCGGCTGCCGGCGGAGCGCGACGACATCGACCGCGCGATGCGTCTGTCGCTGCGCTGGGCCGAGCGAAGCAAGCGGGCTTTCGAGAGTGCGCCCGACGGCTACATGCTGTTCGGCATCGTGCAGGGCGGCGACATTCCTCAGCTGCGCCATGCCAGCGCGCAAGGTCTCGTCGAGATCGGCTTCCACGGCTATGCGATCGGCGGCCTTGCCGTCGGCGAGCCGCAGGCGGTGATGCTGGCCATGATCGACGAGACCGCGCCGGCACTGCCGACCGACCGACCGCGTTATCTGATGGGCGTCGGCACGCCCGACGACATTCTGGAGGCGGTGAAGCGCGGCGTCGACATGTTCGATTGCGTGATGCCGACGCGAAATGGCCGCCACGGCGTCGCCTTCACGCGTTTCGGCCAGGTCAATCTGCGCAATGCGCGCCACGCCGACGATCCGCGCCCGCTTGATGAGGAGAGCTCATGGCCATCCGCGCGCAACTACGCGCGCGCTTACCTGCATCATCTCGTCAAGGCCGGCGAGACGCTGGGGGCGATGCTGCTGTCTGAAATCAATATCGCTTACTACCAGTTCCTGATGCAGGGCATCAGGGACGCGATCGCACACGGAACGTTCGATGAGTTCTATCAGCGTACGCGCGAGGACTGGGCGAGGGGCGACATCGCCCCGCGCTAG
- a CDS encoding patatin-like phospholipase family protein: MRTGARLFTSLVLMCSLALTACTSLPRTPYTAAEASASRVLDIDGLRRYADEPITKFSFEQDKAAGSRTYLALSGGGADGAYGVGVLNGWTAARNRPTFTVVSGVSTGGLIAPFAFLGSQYDDTLREVYTSGIAESLLNDPSIMRVLFGSGLFGNTRLRELVARYVGPEIMAQVARENAKGRRLLVVTTDLDTQRTAIWDMGKIAAVGTPEALKLFRDVMAASASIPLVFPPILIEAEGQGRKFQEMHVDGGVTAPVLTLPEALLFQGRLPGNAKMDIYILVNKKIERNFELVANSTIDVASRSLSSITQSQTRSIIFSTYDFAQRNHLGFHLSYIERDYPAPPSEGFDTGYMRALYQYGYEKAAGGQAWTSRMP; this comes from the coding sequence ATGCGAACCGGCGCCCGCCTGTTCACGTCGCTGGTCCTGATGTGCAGCCTGGCGCTCACCGCCTGCACCTCGCTCCCCCGCACGCCCTATACGGCGGCCGAGGCGAGCGCCTCGCGCGTGCTCGATATCGACGGCCTGCGGCGCTATGCCGACGAGCCCATCACGAAGTTCAGCTTCGAGCAGGACAAGGCGGCCGGGAGCAGAACCTATCTGGCGCTCTCCGGCGGCGGTGCCGATGGCGCCTACGGCGTCGGCGTGCTGAACGGCTGGACCGCAGCGCGTAACCGCCCAACCTTCACTGTTGTCTCGGGCGTGAGCACCGGCGGCCTGATCGCGCCCTTTGCCTTCCTCGGATCGCAATATGACGACACGCTTCGGGAGGTCTACACCAGCGGCATCGCCGAAAGCCTGCTGAACGATCCCAGCATCATGCGCGTGCTGTTCGGCTCCGGCCTGTTCGGCAATACGCGGCTGCGCGAGCTGGTCGCGCGCTATGTCGGGCCGGAGATCATGGCACAGGTCGCCCGCGAGAACGCCAAGGGCCGACGGCTGCTGGTGGTCACCACCGATCTCGACACCCAGCGCACCGCGATCTGGGACATGGGCAAGATCGCCGCGGTCGGCACGCCTGAGGCGCTGAAACTGTTTCGCGACGTGATGGCGGCCTCCGCCAGCATTCCGCTGGTGTTTCCGCCGATCCTGATCGAGGCCGAAGGCCAGGGCCGCAAGTTTCAGGAGATGCATGTCGATGGCGGCGTAACGGCGCCCGTGCTGACCTTGCCGGAGGCCCTGCTGTTCCAGGGGCGCCTGCCGGGCAACGCGAAGATGGACATCTACATCCTCGTCAACAAGAAGATCGAACGCAATTTCGAGCTCGTCGCCAACAGCACGATCGATGTCGCCTCGCGCAGCCTGTCCTCGATCACGCAATCGCAGACGCGCTCGATCATTTTCTCGACCTATGATTTCGCCCAGCGCAACCACCTTGGCTTCCATCTCTCTTACATCGAGCGCGATTATCCGGCGCCGCCGTCCGAGGGCTTCGACACCGGCTACATGCGGGCGCTCTACCAATACGGATACGAGAAAGCGGCCGGTGGCCAGGCCTGGACCTCGCGGATGCCGTGA